AGATGAAATAAAAAAAATAGCCTCCATCCTGCCCAAAACTGCAAGATGGAGGCTAGCCCAATTTGTACCGGGAGCCTGTCTAGCCCCTGAATGGAACTCGGTAGAGCCCTACCCTCTCTCCCAAGCTCAAGCCCTTTCAGCCATTGCAAAAAGCCTTATCCCCGATACGGAATTACGCTGATACTAATTCTTAATCACATTATTTTTGATCAATTCATCGGTTTCTGCCTTATCGGTTCTAAGCCAATATTGACTGCGTCCTATGCCGAGACCGATTTCGCCGCGCATTTCAAGGGTATCGGTTTTGAATTTTTTGCCGTCAGCCTTGTGAAATTTTATTTTGCAATAGTAATACTTGCCGTCACCCGGATCAATGATATAGCCCTTATGCCATGAACCGGCTTCTTTTTTTACAAGACCGTAAATAAAAGGCGTGCCTACGAGCGGCATTTCGTTTACCTTTCCGGCTTTCGGAAAATCTTTATAGGAT
The DNA window shown above is from Treponema denticola and carries:
- a CDS encoding DUF2147 domain-containing protein translates to MKKISFITLFFMCILAMGFSEDPVAGLWKSVDEKTNKITGVWNIYEKDGKLFGEMLVTVGHDPKEAASSCKESYKDFPKAGKVNEMPLVGTPFIYGLVKKEAGSWHKGYIIDPGDGKYYYCKIKFHKADGKKFKTDTLEMRGEIGLGIGRSQYWLRTDKAETDELIKNNVIKN